The following is a genomic window from Amaranthus tricolor cultivar Red isolate AtriRed21 chromosome 10, ASM2621246v1, whole genome shotgun sequence.
attttaaattttgtaaattatataaGAATAACCAGTTGGGCGTTTAAAACCAGATGCAAGTTTGTCTAATTTTATAGTCAAGACTCAAGAATATTGGAGAAAAAcatcaagaagaaaacacaagtgtttatgcaCTAGAAATAACTGTGAATTGCAGCAAGTTATGAGTGATTGACGACAGATGGGATTGCTTTAGGGAAAGTATTTTAGATGACTGTAACAGCAACTTAGTGTTggctaatattaataatatattttttttttgaagtgaccTATTGATAAATAATTAATGACTACAACATTAAAAGATATGCAATATCCCTACACAAACATCACCAACAACCATTCCAAAACAACCATATAACACAAGCCAAAAATAGAATTGGAGAACAGGAAATAATTACCATACGAGTAAAAATTGCATATCattcaatttttagagtaaatttcagaaaatggaattccTTTAACACGAGGAAAGGAACCGAAAGACTATATCATGATATACTTTTTCCTCTTCGCGCTCTccataaaaaccaaaaaacatTCAAAAGTATGGAACGAAAGAAAGGACTACAACTACAGAATGAAGAAAGGAATACATAACCAACCTGGGGTTAAGCTTATCAAGTCCAAGAACCAGAGGAACCAGCAAGAGAATGGCCGTCCAACCAGCTGCACCACCTGAATGCTCAAGACAGCAGCTATATACATCTTCTATACAAACACAGGTGCCCCACCGCGTTCACCATCTTCATCACCCGAAACAATATAGATAGCCATTGGAATGATTTATTCAATTTAACTTTATCAACACGGGCCAGAGTTTCCCAAGCACAACATGTGGCATAAGGTCCAACCCATGACCCAGCAGCTAGACCATAACCCTTCCCAGCTTCTAGAAGCTTATGGATTGAAAAAGCTGAAGCTTCAGAATCAGCAAACTCGTGAAGAATTTCAAGATACCCTTGTTCAATTTGCTGTAATGAATGAATTTACCATTATAGCGCATACCAACTTTATTTATGATTTAACAGACATATCATCTTTACAATATCAATTCTATTTAATTTCTCTGTAATTCTTTGTTTCGTAGAAATGCAAGCAACAACACAATTCCTCATAAGTTTAATAGAAAATATCTTATCAGATAAAGAATAACGGAAAAGACAGTCAGATGAATACACCATAGTCACAGTTCTTCTCCAAGATCTCcctaaacgatgaacaattagtGCCTGCAtaatttaacacttaatatgATCAAAAATCCACAAATTTCTACAAATTACCAACCCAAAAAGTTTACTAATTATTTTAACAACAAATTCTATCAACGCACTTGAGCAAGAAGCATTTGACTGCTCCGAAGCATACATCCCCAATTAACGTCACTAGTATACTTCGAATCCCCAATGGgatcaaaccctaaaaaacaaacataataattcatctcaaaactttcaaaatttataaattacaaCACACAAATGCAAAAAACATATAACCTTTTCTATAAGTCATCAAAATCCTGGATGAAAAATCCTCAACAAAAGCAGCAAATCCACTGCTAGAAACAGGATCACCACCAATAGCATCAAGTTTAAAACAAACACCGAGCAACCAGATATCAGGTAAAGGTAATAACATTCGACTTACTAAACCCGAACATATGCTCTTTAATCCTCCACATAGTTCCGCTTGTCATGCTTCTCTTTACAACAGCCGCCCATCCATTCCTACTAGTACGATAAATCTTAGCTTACTTCCAATGACCTTCCTCGGCGAACTGGAATTTGGATTCAGCCCTAATTCACCACGGGTTTCAAAAATTAAGACACTGGAAACGAAAAATCCAGACAAAAATGAAGAAGCCCTagctgatgatgatgatcatttgCGATCGGAAGGATTTGGAGAAATTCGTTTTAAATTAGTGGGAATCGAAAATAGAACTAGCAATCGATTATACCGTTgaataatgattttatttaaaaattttgatttgatttgatttaattttaatgttagacaattaaaaaaaatgaaattggaatataaattaatttaaatacagttaaaataaaaaatttataacttctcaaattatatcatttttgaattattataaatttttaaggaatttagttatttgagcaaaattcaatattactattttttgtTGTGTTAGACTAATTAGACtaatacaaaaaaaacaaaatacaacaCACTATACCTTTGACATGTGTAAGTCTTGTTTTCACTCAAGAGGTGTTTGGCAATAAGGCCCCGAATTTTCTCCATGGCATAATTTCCACTTTATTCttctttctagttacttttctttaagtctagtctttaatttaaaataatttattatgatattatttgtgatttattataactatctcttttatgctttataatgtgatttaaaatgtgcgcaagttattattattattattattattattattattattattattattattattattattattattattactattactagtattattattattgttgttgttgttgttgttgagttaatatattattttaattaaatttatgtactactattatatgtcctaggttatttatctatttttttgacCAACTTGTAGtaataagttttaaattaggaggactatattttttttaatacattattatcatgataggcttgtaaaattagtattaattaggttaattaattctaattcatgcttaattatttggtacattctagaatggaatgaatgcatgaacatccttcaaatcttttcattttcttttcctcaagttgattgaactcTCTAATGCTCATAATTTTTAGCCATTATGAgaagtcttttgggatggtttttcctctcctataaatactagcctattgttatgtaatttttcattcattcataaactagctcataaattttctttctctcattcttttctctcaaaaaaaagaacataacaaaatacttgctttatttttcttcaagcaccaaaatattattatatttttgggctacttttgaagacttattttgaattattcaagcttacttcaaggagttta
Proteins encoded in this region:
- the LOC130825575 gene encoding LOW QUALITY PROTEIN: cysteine protease ATG4-like (The sequence of the model RefSeq protein was modified relative to this genomic sequence to represent the inferred CDS: inserted 4 bases in 3 codons); this translates as MTSGTMWRIKEHMFGFSKSNVITFTXDIWLLGVCFKLDAIGGDPVSSSGFAAFVEDFSSRILMTYRKGFDPIGDSKYTSDVNWGCMLRSSQMLLAQALIVHRLGRSWRRTVTMQIEQGYLEILHEFADSEASAFSIHKLLEAGKGYGLAAGSWVGPYATCCAWETLARVDKVKLNKSFXMAIYIVSGDEDGERGGAPVXCIEDVYSCCLEHSGGAAGWTAILLLVPLVLGLDKLNPRYVPLLGLLLHFLKVLES